The following coding sequences are from one Halomonas sp. HAL1 window:
- the bamA gene encoding outer membrane protein assembly factor BamA, with translation MKIKTLGMAALLLAGASGAQAQSFDVSDIRVEGLQRVSAASVFNAFPVSANERVSEAELAAAARDLFATGLFDDVSLAREGDVLVIQVVERPTIARLEISGNDQIAEEDLRNGLRESGLSEGQVLELSTLEEIQRELEGVYQSQGRYSASIDTEVEEVDEGRVQVNININEGEVAKIRQINIVGNEAFDDETLREVFELNDRPGRIFGWFSSDEYSREALSGDIERLRSFYLDRGYVNFDVTSSQVSIGPEKSEIFITLNVDEGTQYRVGNIRFAGDLQISENEARQLLTVEEGEIFSRGDVNTSTEALRQRLGAEGFAFADIQGVPEMSDDGETVDLVIAVNPGERAYVRRIEFFGNTTTQDEVLRREMTQLEGAPASTEAITQSRQRLERLGFFSQVEVDTQPVPGEPDLLDVTYNVEEQPSGSVSASVGFSQSAGVIYGVGLSQNNFLGTGNRVNVGAQRSDTFTSVNFGFTNPYWTLDGISRGYNVFYRETDYADSDISTFSTDAYGAGINFGYPVSELSRLNFGASVEDLSVKTYFDTASEIRRYVEDQGEDAQSLKLTASWTRNNLNRGIMPTDGSYQRLSVETGVPGSDAEYYKLRARAQQLFPINNDETWAFKFTGNVGYADTLGGNDPYPFYENFYAGGLGSVRGFTSNTLGQPTTPATEGGRDRTLGGNVSIEGSAEIIFPMPFVEDQRALQTSLFLDGGNTFLSSCYDVLAEDAGRQQCNSGVDLGDLRYSAGIGLSWLTPVGPLTFSVAEPLNDESGDDTQFFQFSLGQTF, from the coding sequence ATGAAAATCAAGACCCTTGGAATGGCGGCACTCTTGCTGGCAGGCGCCAGCGGCGCCCAAGCACAATCCTTTGATGTTTCAGACATTCGAGTGGAAGGACTGCAGCGGGTATCCGCCGCCTCGGTCTTCAATGCATTTCCGGTAAGCGCCAATGAGCGTGTCAGCGAAGCAGAGTTAGCTGCCGCTGCCCGTGACTTGTTTGCCACCGGGCTCTTTGACGATGTCTCCCTGGCCCGAGAGGGGGACGTGCTGGTCATTCAAGTCGTCGAGCGTCCGACCATTGCACGACTGGAGATTAGCGGCAACGATCAGATAGCCGAAGAAGATTTGCGTAATGGCTTGCGTGAGTCGGGACTCTCGGAAGGCCAAGTACTGGAGCTCTCTACGCTTGAAGAGATTCAGCGTGAACTGGAAGGCGTCTACCAGTCTCAGGGTCGTTATAGCGCCAGTATTGATACTGAAGTTGAAGAGGTTGATGAAGGCCGTGTTCAGGTCAATATCAATATCAATGAAGGGGAAGTGGCCAAGATTCGTCAAATCAATATCGTGGGTAATGAAGCTTTTGACGATGAAACGCTGCGTGAGGTGTTCGAGCTAAATGATCGGCCAGGACGTATTTTCGGCTGGTTCTCAAGCGATGAGTACTCCCGTGAAGCGCTATCCGGTGATATAGAACGACTACGTTCGTTCTATTTAGACCGTGGCTACGTCAACTTTGATGTGACGTCGTCTCAAGTGTCAATTGGCCCGGAAAAATCTGAAATCTTTATTACCTTGAACGTCGATGAAGGCACTCAGTACCGCGTTGGAAATATTCGTTTCGCCGGTGATCTACAGATCAGCGAAAATGAAGCCCGCCAACTGCTGACTGTTGAAGAGGGTGAGATTTTTTCCCGCGGCGATGTCAATACGTCTACTGAAGCGCTACGCCAGCGTTTAGGTGCGGAAGGTTTCGCCTTTGCTGATATTCAGGGCGTGCCTGAAATGTCAGATGATGGTGAAACGGTTGATCTGGTCATTGCCGTCAACCCTGGCGAGCGTGCCTACGTGCGTCGTATCGAATTCTTCGGCAACACCACGACTCAAGACGAAGTGCTGCGCCGTGAGATGACTCAGTTGGAAGGCGCGCCGGCTTCCACCGAAGCCATTACCCAATCGCGTCAGCGGCTTGAGCGGCTGGGCTTCTTTAGCCAGGTAGAAGTAGATACGCAGCCTGTGCCAGGCGAACCTGATTTGCTCGACGTCACCTATAACGTTGAAGAGCAGCCTTCAGGCTCGGTTTCTGCCAGCGTTGGTTTCTCACAAAGTGCCGGCGTTATTTACGGTGTAGGCCTATCGCAGAATAACTTCCTGGGCACGGGTAACCGTGTAAACGTGGGCGCGCAGCGCAGTGATACCTTTACCAGCGTTAACTTTGGTTTTACCAATCCTTACTGGACGCTGGACGGGATTTCTCGCGGTTATAATGTGTTCTACCGCGAAACCGACTATGCCGATTCGGATATTTCGACCTTCTCGACGGATGCTTATGGGGCCGGTATCAACTTCGGTTACCCCGTTAGCGAGCTGTCGCGGCTTAACTTCGGTGCCAGCGTTGAAGACCTGTCGGTGAAAACCTACTTCGACACGGCCTCGGAAATTCGCCGTTATGTAGAAGACCAAGGCGAGGATGCGCAGAGTCTCAAGCTGACCGCCAGTTGGACTCGTAACAACCTCAACCGCGGCATTATGCCGACGGATGGTAGCTATCAGCGTCTGTCGGTAGAAACAGGTGTCCCCGGTAGCGATGCTGAGTATTACAAGCTGCGCGCGCGGGCTCAGCAGCTTTTCCCGATTAACAATGACGAGACCTGGGCGTTCAAATTTACCGGTAATGTCGGCTATGCCGATACGCTGGGTGGTAACGATCCTTATCCGTTCTATGAAAACTTCTACGCGGGTGGTCTTGGCTCAGTGCGTGGCTTTACGTCGAATACCCTGGGTCAACCCACCACGCCTGCAACTGAAGGCGGTCGCGATCGTACTTTGGGCGGTAATGTTTCAATTGAAGGCAGCGCTGAGATCATTTTCCCGATGCCCTTTGTTGAAGACCAGCGTGCGCTGCAAACATCGCTGTTCTTGGATGGCGGTAACACGTTCCTGAGTTCGTGCTACGACGTGCTTGCAGAAGATGCTGGCCGTCAGCAGTGTAACTCCGGCGTTGATCTTGGTGATTTACGCTACAGCGCTGGTATTGGCCTCTCATGGCTGACGCCGGTAGGCCCGTTGACTTTTAGCGTCGCCGAGCCATTGAACGATGAGAGTGGAGACGATACTCAGTTCTTCCAGTTCTCACTGGGCCAAACGTTCTAA
- the rnhB gene encoding ribonuclease HII, giving the protein MTIEHWLLEHKDFPTLDIAYSGEMLAGVDEVGRGPLIGSVVAAAVILDPAKPIEGLSDSKKLTARKREALDSQIRERALAFAVAEASAAEVDELNIYHATHLAMRRAIDALAPAAEYLLVDGNKLPGHLLPGQAVVKGDARHAAIAAASILAKVARDAQMVALDECYPEYGFARHKGYPTKEHLTALAAHGALAEHRRSFAPVQRQLALL; this is encoded by the coding sequence ATGACCATTGAACACTGGTTGCTTGAACACAAGGATTTTCCGACGCTTGATATTGCCTATAGCGGTGAGATGTTAGCGGGTGTGGATGAAGTAGGGCGTGGCCCGCTAATAGGCAGTGTGGTCGCGGCCGCGGTGATTCTTGACCCCGCTAAACCGATTGAAGGTCTCAGCGACTCCAAAAAGCTCACTGCGCGCAAGCGTGAAGCGCTGGACAGTCAGATTCGCGAGCGAGCGTTAGCCTTTGCCGTGGCAGAAGCCAGCGCTGCCGAAGTGGATGAGCTGAATATTTACCACGCCACCCACTTGGCTATGCGTCGAGCCATTGATGCACTGGCACCGGCGGCGGAATATCTACTTGTCGATGGCAATAAATTACCTGGCCATCTGCTGCCTGGGCAGGCCGTGGTGAAGGGCGATGCGCGCCACGCGGCCATCGCCGCCGCTTCGATTCTGGCCAAGGTTGCCCGGGATGCCCAAATGGTTGCCTTGGATGAGTGCTATCCTGAGTATGGTTTTGCGCGCCATAAAGGCTACCCGACCAAAGAGCACCTGACGGCGCTTGCAGCTCACGGGGCACTGGCCGAACATCGTCGTAGCTTTGCGCCGGTGCAGCGTCAGTTGGCGCTGCTTTAA
- the lpxA gene encoding acyl-ACP--UDP-N-acetylglucosamine O-acyltransferase has product MIHPTALVDPTARLADDVEVGPFSIIGPDVTIGAGSVIGPHVVVKGPATLGERTRIFQFASVGEDCQDKKYAGEPTRLVMGDDNVIREGATIHRGTVQDRSETTIGSRNLLMAYVHVGHDCVIGNDCILANQVTLAGHVTVGDHVILGGLAAVHQFCHFGDHAMAGGGSIITKDTPAYIMINGNPAEARGLNLVGLKRRGFSREAISALTAAYKMVYRQGLTTEQALIEMRSRFELPEVEHFAASIERSTRGITR; this is encoded by the coding sequence TTGATACATCCTACTGCACTGGTCGACCCGACGGCGCGTCTTGCTGACGATGTTGAGGTAGGCCCTTTTAGCATCATCGGGCCAGACGTCACTATCGGCGCTGGCTCGGTGATTGGCCCGCATGTGGTGGTGAAAGGCCCCGCCACGTTAGGCGAGCGTACGCGTATTTTTCAGTTTGCCTCGGTAGGCGAAGACTGCCAGGACAAGAAATACGCAGGCGAGCCGACGCGGTTAGTCATGGGCGATGATAATGTGATTCGTGAAGGCGCCACGATCCATCGTGGTACCGTTCAGGATCGCAGCGAAACTACTATTGGTTCGCGCAATTTGTTGATGGCCTACGTGCATGTCGGGCATGACTGCGTGATCGGTAACGACTGCATTTTAGCCAATCAGGTCACCTTGGCGGGGCATGTCACTGTTGGCGATCATGTCATTTTGGGTGGTTTGGCGGCAGTGCACCAGTTCTGTCACTTTGGCGATCATGCCATGGCCGGTGGCGGTTCGATCATCACCAAAGACACGCCCGCGTACATTATGATTAATGGCAATCCTGCCGAAGCACGTGGCCTCAATCTGGTGGGCTTGAAACGGCGTGGCTTTAGCCGCGAAGCGATTAGTGCATTAACCGCCGCCTATAAAATGGTCTATCGTCAGGGGCTGACGACAGAGCAGGCGCTTATTGAAATGCGCAGCCGCTTTGAACTGCCTGAAGTCGAGCATTTTGCCGCCTCTATTGAGCGTTCGACCCGCGGCATTACCCGCTAA
- the dnaE gene encoding DNA polymerase III subunit alpha, with amino-acid sequence MTVPFVHLRLHSEYSLVDGLVKLKSLVSTTAERSMPALALTDETNLFGLVKFYKAAQGAGLKPIIGSDLWLQNPHDESHPYRLTLLAMNDVGYRNLTELISKGWTRGQRQGRAILDKQWVLEQSEGLIALSGAREGEIGRHLLSDHEPEARQLLEEWQAAFPERFYLELVRTGRPLEEACVHASVKLAIETGTPVVATNDVRFLERDDYWAHETRVAIGEGKALDDPRRERRYTEEQYLKSPEEMAALFADIPEALENSVMIAERCSVNVRLGEIFLPEFEIPEGMTQDEFFRKVSHDGLTDRLDFLFPAERYPRDSDEYKAIDQRYRDRLEFELNVIIQMGFPGYFLIVMDFIQWAKDNSVPVGPGRGSGAGSLVAYAQKITDLDPIGYDLLFERFLNPERVSMPDFDVDFCMEKRDKVIEYVAERYGRNAVSQIVTFGTMAAKAVVRDVARAQGRPYSLGDKLSKLIPFEVGMTLAKAIEQEPALKEFIGNDEEAEEIWEMALKLEGTTRGTGKHAGGVVIAPTKLTDFSPLLCDEDGSGLVVQFDKNDIEEAGLVKFDFLGLRTLTIIDWALEMVDKVRSVNGQGPLKIESIPLDDAPTFEMLKRAETTAVFQLESRGMKELIKRLLPDSLDDMIALVALFRPGPLQSGMVDDFINRKHGRAEVSYPHPDYQHELLKPVLAPTYGIILYQEQVMQIAQVMAGYSLGQADMLRRAMGKKKPEEMAKQRDGFMEGCAANGIDKDLAGNIFDLVEKFAGYGFNKSHSAAYALVSYQTAWLKAHYPGPFMAAVMSTEMDNLDKVVPLIEECRNLKLTVTPPNVNVGGYKFTVDTDARVVYGLGAIRGVGEGPIGAIVEAREADGPFKDIFDFCRRMDPKRMNKRTLEALIRSGALDTIGPNRAVLFAAMEDALKAAAQNHTNQNLGMLDMFGDAFVEADDSDSNVYAEYINAREWTDRERLSGEKDTLGLYLTGHPIDEYERELKRFVSTRISDLKPSRDPQRVAGLVVGVRTMKSKRGDTMAFITLDDRTGRIEASLFGELFEQLRGQIEADQVLIVEGEVSSDEFSGGLRLRGKDVTPMVTARIRYGQAVELALEAGEINGRLIETLRDSLTPYRDQEGLPVRLQYRHPAAVAWLELADEWKVAPSDDLLLALRDVQGQAGVQLRYR; translated from the coding sequence ATGACGGTCCCGTTCGTTCATTTACGTTTGCACAGTGAATACTCCCTGGTCGACGGCTTGGTTAAACTCAAATCGCTGGTCAGCACTACTGCTGAGCGGTCGATGCCAGCGCTGGCGCTGACGGATGAAACTAACCTGTTTGGTTTGGTTAAGTTCTACAAAGCAGCCCAGGGGGCGGGGTTGAAGCCGATCATCGGCAGCGATTTATGGCTGCAAAACCCCCACGACGAATCGCACCCCTATCGGCTAACGCTGCTGGCCATGAATGACGTTGGCTATCGCAACCTTACCGAGCTGATCTCTAAAGGCTGGACCCGTGGCCAGCGCCAGGGGCGGGCCATTCTCGATAAACAGTGGGTGTTAGAGCAGAGCGAAGGGCTGATAGCGCTTTCCGGTGCGCGGGAGGGTGAGATTGGCCGACACCTGCTCTCTGATCATGAGCCTGAAGCGCGTCAGCTGCTCGAAGAGTGGCAGGCTGCGTTTCCCGAACGTTTTTATTTAGAGCTAGTGCGCACTGGGCGCCCATTGGAAGAGGCCTGCGTTCACGCCAGCGTCAAGCTGGCCATTGAGACAGGCACACCGGTGGTGGCGACCAACGACGTTCGCTTTTTAGAGCGCGACGATTACTGGGCCCACGAAACCCGCGTCGCCATCGGCGAAGGTAAAGCGCTGGATGACCCACGCCGTGAGCGCCGTTACACCGAAGAGCAGTACCTGAAAAGTCCGGAAGAGATGGCGGCCCTGTTTGCCGATATCCCTGAAGCGCTAGAAAACAGTGTCATGATTGCCGAGCGCTGTAGCGTCAACGTGCGTCTGGGCGAGATTTTCCTGCCCGAGTTCGAAATTCCTGAGGGCATGACCCAGGATGAGTTCTTCCGCAAGGTCTCCCACGATGGGCTGACGGATCGCCTCGATTTTCTGTTTCCCGCTGAGCGCTATCCCCGCGACAGCGATGAGTATAAAGCGATCGACCAGCGCTACCGCGATCGGCTGGAGTTTGAGCTCAACGTTATTATCCAGATGGGCTTTCCTGGCTACTTCCTGATCGTGATGGACTTTATCCAGTGGGCCAAGGATAACAGCGTACCGGTGGGGCCGGGACGTGGCTCGGGTGCTGGTTCGTTGGTGGCCTACGCGCAAAAGATCACCGATCTGGATCCGATTGGCTACGATTTGCTGTTTGAGCGCTTTTTGAACCCTGAGCGTGTCTCCATGCCCGACTTTGACGTCGATTTCTGTATGGAGAAACGCGACAAGGTAATCGAGTACGTGGCCGAGCGCTACGGACGTAACGCGGTGTCCCAGATCGTGACGTTTGGCACCATGGCCGCCAAGGCCGTGGTCCGTGATGTTGCCCGTGCTCAGGGGCGCCCCTACTCGCTGGGGGATAAGCTCTCCAAGCTGATTCCCTTTGAAGTGGGCATGACCCTGGCCAAAGCTATTGAGCAGGAGCCCGCGCTTAAAGAGTTTATCGGCAACGACGAAGAGGCCGAAGAAATTTGGGAGATGGCCCTCAAGCTGGAGGGCACCACCCGGGGTACCGGTAAGCACGCCGGGGGCGTGGTTATCGCGCCTACCAAACTGACGGACTTCTCGCCGCTGTTATGCGACGAAGATGGCTCAGGGCTGGTGGTGCAATTCGATAAAAACGATATCGAAGAGGCGGGGCTGGTTAAGTTTGACTTCCTGGGCTTACGTACGCTGACGATTATCGACTGGGCGCTGGAGATGGTCGATAAGGTGCGCAGCGTTAATGGCCAGGGGCCGCTCAAGATCGAGAGCATTCCGCTGGACGACGCGCCGACCTTTGAGATGCTCAAACGCGCCGAAACCACGGCGGTCTTCCAACTTGAATCCCGCGGCATGAAGGAGCTGATCAAGCGCCTGCTGCCCGACTCGCTGGACGACATGATCGCTCTAGTAGCATTGTTCCGCCCCGGCCCGCTGCAGTCGGGCATGGTTGATGACTTTATCAATCGTAAGCACGGCCGAGCCGAAGTCTCTTATCCCCACCCGGATTACCAGCACGAGCTGTTGAAGCCAGTGTTGGCGCCTACCTACGGCATTATCCTCTACCAAGAGCAGGTCATGCAGATCGCTCAGGTAATGGCAGGCTACAGCCTCGGTCAGGCCGATATGCTACGCCGGGCCATGGGTAAGAAAAAGCCTGAAGAGATGGCCAAGCAGCGTGACGGCTTTATGGAGGGTTGTGCCGCCAACGGCATTGATAAAGATCTTGCCGGTAACATCTTTGACCTAGTAGAGAAATTCGCCGGTTACGGCTTTAACAAGTCGCACTCGGCTGCCTACGCCTTGGTTTCCTACCAAACTGCGTGGCTAAAGGCCCACTATCCTGGGCCTTTCATGGCCGCGGTAATGTCCACAGAGATGGACAACCTGGATAAAGTGGTACCGCTGATTGAGGAGTGTCGTAACCTCAAGCTCACTGTGACCCCACCGAACGTTAACGTCGGTGGCTATAAATTCACCGTCGATACCGATGCTCGTGTGGTTTACGGCCTGGGCGCGATTCGTGGCGTGGGCGAAGGACCGATTGGCGCCATTGTCGAAGCCCGTGAGGCAGACGGCCCGTTTAAGGATATCTTCGACTTCTGTCGTCGCATGGACCCCAAACGGATGAATAAGCGCACCCTGGAAGCACTGATTCGCTCCGGCGCGCTGGATACCATCGGCCCTAATCGCGCGGTGCTATTCGCTGCCATGGAAGATGCGCTGAAAGCCGCCGCCCAGAACCATACCAATCAAAACCTGGGTATGCTGGATATGTTCGGCGACGCCTTCGTTGAAGCCGACGACAGTGATAGCAACGTTTACGCCGAATATATCAACGCCCGAGAGTGGACCGATCGCGAGCGTCTCTCAGGGGAGAAAGATACTCTGGGGCTCTACCTCACGGGCCACCCGATTGACGAGTACGAACGGGAATTGAAGCGCTTTGTGTCTACGCGAATCAGCGACCTGAAACCCTCCCGCGACCCCCAACGGGTGGCAGGGCTGGTGGTCGGCGTGCGTACCATGAAGTCCAAGCGTGGCGACACCATGGCGTTCATTACCCTGGACGACCGCACCGGGCGTATTGAAGCCTCGCTGTTTGGGGAGCTTTTTGAGCAGTTGCGCGGTCAGATTGAGGCCGATCAAGTGTTGATCGTTGAGGGCGAGGTCTCCAGTGATGAATTCTCCGGTGGTCTGCGTTTGCGCGGTAAAGACGTTACACCAATGGTGACGGCGCGCATTCGCTACGGGCAGGCGGTAGAGCTGGCCCTGGAAGCCGGGGAGATCAATGGCCGCTTAATTGAAACCCTGCGCGATAGCCTGACGCCGTATCGCGATCAGGAAGGCTTACCGGTACGGCTGCAGTATCGCCACCCGGCAGCGGTCGCTTGGCTGGAACTTGCCGATGAGTGGAAAGTCGCGCCGAGCGACGATTTACTACTGGCGCTGCGGGATGTACAGGGCCAAGCGGGCGTGCAGCTACGTTATCGTTAA
- the lpxD gene encoding UDP-3-O-(3-hydroxymyristoyl)glucosamine N-acyltransferase: protein MTHASHHLTLADIARQLGIAVSGNAQQPIRGLATLKEAQPDQVAFLANRAYLKDLATTKAAAVLLHPEHGKYCPVPRLEIDNPYLGYAKLSQLFDPLPARDIMGIHPTAVVAEDAQLGAYVSIQAHAVIEAGVVLGDRVVIGAGSVVGADSIIGEGTRLHANVTLCHGVVIGKRGILQSGCVIGGDGFGFAHDGAGWHKIAQLGGVVLGDDVEVGSCSSIDRGALGDTVIGDDVKIDSQVQIAHNVIIGDHSALAGCVGIAGSTKVGKHCMLGGGVGLSGHLTICDGVQVTGMSLVTNSIHEPGVYSSGTGAMANTQWRKNAVRFKQLDDIAKRLARLEKKQRD, encoded by the coding sequence ATGACGCACGCTTCTCATCACCTTACCCTCGCAGACATTGCGCGCCAATTGGGCATCGCCGTTAGCGGTAATGCCCAGCAGCCGATACGTGGCTTGGCGACGCTAAAAGAGGCCCAGCCGGACCAAGTGGCCTTTCTAGCCAATCGCGCCTATTTGAAAGATTTGGCGACGACGAAAGCGGCGGCGGTGCTTCTGCACCCTGAGCATGGCAAGTACTGCCCTGTGCCTCGCCTTGAGATTGATAACCCTTATTTAGGCTACGCCAAACTATCGCAGCTGTTTGATCCCTTGCCCGCTCGCGACATTATGGGGATACATCCCACGGCAGTAGTGGCGGAAGACGCTCAGTTAGGTGCCTATGTCTCCATTCAAGCCCATGCTGTGATTGAAGCAGGTGTGGTACTGGGTGATCGCGTGGTGATCGGGGCTGGCAGCGTGGTAGGCGCCGACAGCATTATCGGCGAGGGAACGCGGCTACACGCCAACGTCACCCTCTGTCATGGCGTAGTGATTGGCAAGCGGGGAATCTTGCAAAGCGGCTGTGTGATTGGCGGTGATGGGTTCGGTTTTGCCCACGACGGCGCAGGCTGGCATAAGATTGCCCAGCTGGGCGGCGTCGTGCTGGGTGATGACGTTGAAGTAGGCAGTTGTTCCAGCATTGATCGCGGCGCGCTGGGTGATACGGTGATTGGCGATGACGTCAAAATTGATAGTCAGGTACAAATTGCTCATAACGTCATCATAGGCGACCACAGCGCTCTAGCGGGCTGTGTAGGTATTGCGGGCTCTACCAAGGTTGGTAAGCACTGTATGCTCGGGGGTGGCGTCGGTTTATCGGGCCATCTGACTATCTGCGATGGGGTGCAGGTGACAGGGATGAGTTTGGTCACGAATTCAATCCATGAGCCAGGGGTTTACTCTTCCGGTACCGGCGCCATGGCCAATACCCAGTGGCGAAAAAATGCAGTGCGTTTTAAACAGCTTGATGACATTGCTAAACGCCTAGCGAGGCTGGAAAAAAAGCAGCGTGATTAG
- a CDS encoding OmpH family outer membrane protein: protein MRKLTAVVCLLGAMILPAHAAEVAVLDWRAALMNTQSAQASLSSLEGQIGNQQREAQNLGNELQQLQQRLQNEGETMAQSQRESLIAELQQKGSRFEQLRQEVMQAQQSSEQQFLEGAEAKLEQAVAQVLERHGIDVLVEPQGVLHSGVDLPNVTNEVTQIFDTLN, encoded by the coding sequence ATGCGTAAGCTGACAGCGGTTGTATGCCTGTTGGGCGCTATGATTTTGCCTGCCCACGCTGCGGAAGTCGCCGTATTGGACTGGCGCGCGGCGCTGATGAATACTCAGTCTGCACAAGCGTCACTGAGCAGTCTTGAAGGGCAAATCGGTAATCAGCAGCGTGAAGCGCAGAACCTGGGTAATGAGCTCCAGCAACTCCAGCAGCGCCTTCAGAACGAAGGCGAAACCATGGCGCAGTCCCAGCGAGAATCATTGATTGCCGAACTGCAGCAAAAAGGCAGCCGCTTTGAACAGCTTCGTCAGGAAGTGATGCAGGCCCAGCAGAGCTCTGAACAACAGTTTTTAGAGGGTGCTGAGGCGAAGCTGGAGCAGGCGGTTGCCCAGGTGCTCGAGCGCCACGGTATTGATGTGCTGGTCGAGCCTCAGGGCGTACTGCACTCAGGGGTTGACCTACCTAACGTGACCAACGAAGTCACCCAGATTTTTGATACCTTGAACTAA
- the lpxB gene encoding lipid-A-disaccharide synthase has product MTLHRVYLVAGELSGDILGAGLMRELKARHPDVEFRGIGGPRMQAEGMESRFPLETLAVMGLVEVLKHLPELIRVRRILKAEALAWQPDIMLGIDAPDFNLGLERQLREAGITTAHYVSPSVWAWRQGRVKGIAKSVDGMLTLLPFEAAFYREHRVPVAFVGHPLADEMPLENDRVATRQALELAPDSQVLALLPGSRANEIRFLGDTFLNAAEQLCQRHPTLQVVIPAATSDRRREISELLTKYPLLMERTALLDGQAREAMVASDIVLLASGTAALEAMLCHRSMLVAYKMAPATHWLAKRMVKTQWVSLPNLIAQETLVPELIQEAASPEAIADQLSAMLSDGAGRHALEARFAEMHATLQRNASRRAAEAISLLAAGQPLESVDDH; this is encoded by the coding sequence ATGACCCTGCACCGCGTTTACCTCGTGGCCGGAGAGCTCTCCGGCGATATTCTTGGCGCTGGGCTGATGCGTGAACTCAAAGCACGCCATCCAGATGTCGAGTTCCGCGGTATTGGTGGGCCGCGCATGCAGGCAGAGGGCATGGAGAGCCGCTTTCCTTTAGAGACCCTCGCGGTAATGGGGCTGGTGGAAGTGCTCAAGCACCTCCCAGAACTGATCCGCGTGCGTCGCATCCTGAAAGCCGAAGCGTTGGCCTGGCAGCCAGATATTATGCTAGGTATCGATGCGCCTGATTTCAATTTGGGCCTGGAGCGCCAGCTTCGTGAAGCGGGCATTACCACCGCCCACTACGTGAGCCCTTCCGTGTGGGCGTGGCGACAGGGGCGGGTAAAAGGTATTGCCAAGTCGGTAGACGGCATGCTGACACTGCTGCCTTTTGAAGCCGCCTTCTATCGCGAACACCGTGTCCCCGTCGCCTTTGTGGGTCACCCTCTGGCCGACGAAATGCCGCTGGAAAATGACCGTGTTGCCACCCGTCAAGCGCTGGAGCTGGCGCCTGATAGCCAGGTGTTGGCGCTGTTGCCAGGCTCTCGGGCCAATGAAATTCGCTTTTTGGGCGATACCTTTCTTAACGCTGCCGAACAGCTCTGCCAGCGCCACCCCACGCTGCAAGTGGTGATTCCTGCGGCCACCTCTGATCGTCGCCGGGAAATCAGCGAACTGCTGACTAAGTATCCGCTGCTGATGGAGCGCACTGCGTTGCTAGATGGTCAGGCCCGCGAAGCGATGGTAGCCAGCGATATCGTGCTGCTGGCCTCGGGTACCGCCGCGTTGGAAGCCATGCTGTGTCACCGCAGCATGCTGGTGGCCTACAAAATGGCCCCAGCCACCCACTGGCTGGCTAAACGAATGGTGAAAACCCAGTGGGTGTCGCTACCCAATTTGATTGCCCAGGAAACGCTGGTGCCCGAACTGATTCAAGAGGCCGCTTCACCCGAAGCGATTGCCGACCAGCTCAGTGCCATGCTGTCAGATGGGGCAGGCCGCCATGCATTGGAAGCGCGCTTTGCCGAGATGCACGCCACCCTCCAGCGCAACGCCAGTCGCCGTGCCGCTGAGGCGATCAGCCTGTTGGCCGCGGGCCAGCCTCTGGAGTCTGTTGATGACCATTGA
- the fabZ gene encoding 3-hydroxyacyl-ACP dehydratase FabZ, whose product MVMDINEIREYLPHRYPFLLVDRVTQLTTGESIVAYKNVSINEPFFNGHFPHHPIMPGVLVLEALAQVCGILGFKTVNKLPADGYVYYLVGSDNVRFKRPVMPGDKLTLEADVIKGKRGIWKFACRATVDGELACEAEIICAERKVA is encoded by the coding sequence ATGGTTATGGATATTAATGAAATTCGCGAGTACTTGCCCCACCGTTACCCCTTTTTGTTGGTGGATCGAGTAACGCAATTAACCACCGGCGAATCCATCGTTGCGTACAAAAACGTCAGCATTAATGAACCGTTCTTCAACGGCCATTTCCCCCATCACCCGATTATGCCCGGTGTATTAGTGCTCGAAGCCCTTGCTCAGGTATGTGGCATTCTCGGTTTTAAAACGGTTAATAAACTGCCTGCTGATGGTTACGTTTATTATCTGGTAGGCAGTGATAACGTGCGCTTTAAGCGTCCTGTCATGCCGGGTGACAAACTCACGTTAGAAGCCGATGTGATCAAAGGCAAACGGGGTATCTGGAAATTTGCATGCCGTGCCACGGTGGATGGCGAACTGGCCTGCGAAGCAGAAATTATTTGTGCCGAGAGGAAGGTGGCTTGA